The following proteins come from a genomic window of Lachnoclostridium phytofermentans ISDg:
- a CDS encoding methyl-accepting chemotaxis protein: MRLRRRGSCAEMDGILQYVEDAMAGKDCGCCPSSNHVIHSRVIKDFNTLIENEKRMSKAAKEVLDIASSISSFDVGMSYISTKLMDFATEMSSVSESNLAIVEETTATMNQVNETIDYTAGTLEKLSNESEILASKNNNSKELLEDVTALKENVILDTKIMNDKIEQLVVLATEVGKIVESVQTIANQTNLLALNAAIEAARAGEQGKGFSVVAEEVRKLADDTKHNLEGMRAFVDDIHNASREGKESMDRAMESTSQMSDKIDMVSETIGENIEMLQGVVSSVGDIHNSMQGIKLAANEISSAMETSSSDAQRLTEMTQEVSKDAQESVKYSKSISEIDDRLSHEIREMFEGLSTGNQAVTNEELQLVIEKAVKAHSEWMVNLKNIVDNMKIAPIQTNSHKCAFGHFYHALVIDHEAIEKEWKEIDGFHDQFHRMGDKVIKAVKAQDRKMANDLYNEASVVSTQILGLLQKVHQKIEQLNKQGIKIFD; the protein is encoded by the coding sequence ATGAGATTGAGACGAAGAGGTTCTTGCGCTGAGATGGATGGCATCTTACAGTATGTAGAGGATGCTATGGCAGGCAAAGATTGTGGTTGTTGTCCTTCAAGCAATCATGTGATTCATAGTCGGGTAATTAAAGATTTTAATACCTTGATTGAGAATGAAAAAAGGATGTCAAAGGCGGCAAAAGAAGTATTGGATATTGCAAGTTCCATCAGTAGTTTTGATGTGGGAATGTCTTATATTTCAACGAAATTAATGGATTTTGCGACTGAAATGTCTTCTGTCAGTGAATCCAATCTCGCTATTGTGGAAGAGACGACTGCAACTATGAATCAAGTAAATGAAACGATTGATTATACAGCAGGTACCTTAGAGAAACTGTCAAATGAATCTGAAATTCTAGCCTCTAAGAATAATAATAGTAAAGAATTATTAGAAGATGTTACTGCACTAAAAGAAAATGTTATTCTAGATACTAAGATTATGAACGACAAAATTGAGCAACTTGTTGTTTTGGCAACTGAGGTTGGTAAGATTGTTGAAAGTGTTCAAACAATTGCAAATCAAACAAATTTGTTAGCGTTAAATGCAGCGATAGAAGCAGCAAGAGCGGGAGAACAGGGAAAAGGTTTTTCTGTTGTAGCAGAAGAAGTTCGTAAGTTAGCGGATGATACAAAGCATAACCTGGAAGGAATGAGAGCTTTCGTAGATGATATCCACAATGCTTCGAGAGAAGGAAAAGAAAGCATGGATCGAGCTATGGAATCTACCAGTCAAATGAGTGATAAGATTGATATGGTATCCGAGACGATTGGTGAGAATATCGAAATGCTCCAGGGTGTTGTGTCTAGTGTTGGGGACATACATAATTCAATGCAAGGAATTAAACTTGCAGCTAATGAGATTAGCAGCGCGATGGAAACATCCAGCTCCGATGCGCAACGTCTTACTGAAATGACACAGGAAGTTTCTAAGGATGCTCAGGAGAGTGTAAAATATTCAAAGAGTATCTCTGAAATTGACGATCGACTATCACATGAAATAAGAGAAATGTTTGAAGGATTGAGTACAGGTAATCAAGCAGTTACCAATGAAGAGCTTCAACTTGTGATTGAAAAGGCTGTAAAGGCTCACTCTGAGTGGATGGTTAATTTAAAGAATATTGTGGATAACATGAAGATAGCACCTATACAAACGAATTCACATAAGTGTGCATTTGGACATTTCTATCATGCACTTGTTATAGATCATGAAGCAATTGAGAAGGAATGGAAAGAAATCGATGGATTCCATGATCAATTCCATAGAATGGGAGATAAGGTAATAAAAGCTGTAAAAGCACAAGATAGAAAGATGGCGAATGATTTATATAATGAGGCATCTGTTGTTTCTACTCAGATACTTGGATTACTGCAGAAAGTTCACCAAAAGATAGAACAATTAAATAAACAAGGAATAAAGATTTTTGATTAA